One region of Tamandua tetradactyla isolate mTamTet1 chromosome 6, mTamTet1.pri, whole genome shotgun sequence genomic DNA includes:
- the SEPTIN4 gene encoding septin-4 isoform X8 — translation MGSTQRGTVYHVVNTNKIGSKAAVSTQRGAEASSTSPQRGYGHVVALNQRGAAGSLSPLPHRRSEAAHPTAYHLASDYPRSLSPPSGLGLSRAPSPQGIETRPRSEINRHPYSQRRSQQTQTPASHAIYTQRNVSPPRDEVTRKSMSLAGRDSSHRTSVTADAKSSRRLSFLDQKDNLQSLPEEDPPSKVQNPQGVRVPRRISVYPKDEAVQTEPVRRTFTAAEVRSPKRPSSPEHGSSRVSADSRAAQRRNPGQESEMGPPSSNYPEFKAFHKNMNLDSSLKFSILRDSDGPHRVPVRPEPESVHKYSVYSEPKTTPKVLVSSEVESNTKSSIRGDNDVSRRVTISPGAHSAQSPHRVTARAVPEGSRKSSTYVTPEPMYKQKYPETVHTSPGSALRSPEPVHAELELTPRPLPPRSLPRYGPDSSWWALLNPEVEMFQSRPTTPDFELKSPPPPDPLSSLFEMDTSPFCEDLMFQREKASPPPPPPPPSPKEPPSWAPLREVLQAPKHTFKQPIQRFSAFFLDVSEEMYNRVIWWLKDEEIKRFLEDTDDAELTKFVKDFPGSESCRQPEAKTWASRPQIPEPKPQIPEPRPQAPDLYDDLEFRPPSWSQPCDSHQYYSAPAPLSPSARPRSPWGKLDPYDSSEDDKEYVGFATLPNQVHRKSVKKGFDFTLMVAGESGLGKSTLVNSLFLTDLYRDRKLLSAEERIMQTVEITKHAVDIEEKGVRLRLTIVDTPGFGDAVNNTECWKPVAEYIDQQFEQYFRDESGLNRKNIQDNRVHCCLYFISPFGHGLRPLDVEFMKALHQRVNIVPILAKADTLTPPEVDHKKRKIREEIEHFGIKIYQFPDCDSDEDEDFKLQDQALKESIPFAVIGSNTVVEARGRRVRGRLYPWGIVEVENPGHCDFVKLRTMLVRTHMQDLKDVTRETHYENYRAQCIQSMTRMVVKERNRNKLTRESGTDFPIPAVPPGTDPETEKLIREKDEELRRMQEMLHKIQRQMKETH, via the exons ATGGGATCTACCCAGAGAGGTACTGTCTATCATGTGgtcaatacaaataaaattgggTCCAAAGCAGCAGTATCAACACAAAGAGGAGCTGAGGCTAGTAGCACATCTCCTCAGCGGGGATACGGGCACGTTGTTGCCTTGAACCAGCGAGGTGCTGCAGGTTCCCTGAGCCCTCTTCCTCATCGAAGATCAGAAGCTGCACATCCCACCGCTTACCATTTGGCATCAGACTATCCTCGATCTCTCTCCCCCCCATCAGGGCTTGGCCTCTCCAGAGCACCTTCACCTCAGGGAATTGAGACCCGGCCAAGATCAGAAATTAACCGCCATCCCTATTCTCAACGAAGAAGCCAGCAAACTCAAACGCCAGCTTCCCATGCTATCTATACACAGCGGAATGTTAGTCCACCCAGAGATGAAGTTACACGAAAAAGTATGTCTCTTGCAGGGCGTGATAGCAGTCATCGCACCTCAGTAACTGCAGATGCCAAATCTTCTCGCCGGTTGAGTTTTCTAGATCAGAAAGATAACTTACAAAGCTTACCAGAGGAAGACCCACCCTCTAAGGTCCAGAACCCACAAGGGGTTAGAGTTCCTCGTAGAATTTCAGTTTACCCAAAGGATGAAGCTGTCCAAACTGAACCAGTCCGAAGGACTTTCACTGCTGCTGAAGTCAGATCTCCAAAGAGACCCTCTAGCCCAGAACATGGCAGCAGCCGAGTCTCTGCAGACTCTCGAGCAGCCCAGAGAAGGAACCCTGGCCAGGAGTCTGAAATGGGCCCTCCTAGCTCAAATTACCCAGAATTCAAAGCCTTTCATAAGAATATGAACTTGGATTCATCCCTCAAATTCTCCATCCTTAGGGATTCAGATGGTCCACACCGAGTTCCTGTGCGTCCAGAGCCTGAATCTGTCCACAAGTATTCTGTCTACAGTGAGCCCAAGACCACCCCAAAGGTGTTAGTGTCATCAGAGGTGGAGTCCAACACGAAGTCCTCAATCCGTGGAGACAATGATGTCAGCCGCAGGGTCACTATCTCCCCAGGGGCTCACTCAGCACAGTCACCTCACCGTGTGACAGCTCGAGCAGTGCCTGAGGGCTCCCGCAAATCTTCCACGTATGTGACTCCAGAGCCaatgtataaacaaaaatatCCAGAAACTGTCCACACATCCCCAGGATCTGCACTCAGGAGCCCAGAACCCGTCCATGCTGAACTGGAACTGACCCCTCGGCCCTTACCTCCTCGGTCTTTACCTAGGTATGGGCCTGACTCTTCATGGTGGGCCTTACTCAATCCTGAAGTTGAAATGTTCCAAAGCCGGCCAACAACACCTGATTTTGAGCTTAagtcccctcctcccccagaccCTTTATCATCTCTTTTTGAAATGGACACAAGCCCTTTCTGCGAGGATCTGATGTTCCAGAGAGAGAAGGCAAgtccaccaccaccgccaccgccaccaTCACCAAAGGAGCCTCCAAGCTGGGCGCCATTGAGGGAAGTGCTACAGGCCCCCAAGCATACCTTCAAACAACCCATTCAAAGGTTTAGTGCTTTCTTCCTGG ATGTCTCTGAGGAAATGTACAATCGTGTCATCTGGTGGCTAAAAG ATGAGGAG ATTAAGCGCTTCCTGGAAGACACAGATGATGCAGAACTGACCAAGTTCGTGAAGGATTTCCCAGGGAGCGAGAGCTGCCGCCAACCGGAGGCCAAGACCTGGGCATCCAGGCCCCAAATCCCGGAGCCAAAGCCCCAGATCCCAGAGCCAAGGCCCCAGGCCCCGGACCTCTATGACGACCTGGAGTTCAGACCCCCCTCATGGTCCCAGCCCTGTGACAGTCACCAATACTACTCTGCCCCAGCCCCCCTCAGCCCCTCAGCTCGGCCCCGCAGCCCGTGGGGCAAGCTCGATCCCTATGACTCCTCTGAG GATGACAAGGAATATGTGGGCTTTGCGACCCTCCCCAACCAGGTCCACAGAAAGTCTGTGAAGAAAGGCTTTGACTTTACCCTCATGGTGGCAG GAGAGTCTGGCCTTGGTAAATCCACCCTCGTCAATAGCCTCTTCCTCACTGACCTGTATCGGGACCGGAAACTCCTCAGTGCTGAAG AGCGGATTATGCAAACCGTGGAGATCACCAAGCATGCAGTGGACATAGAAGAGAAGGGTGTGAGGCTGCGGCTCACTATTGTGGACACGCCAGGTTTTGGGGATGCAGTCAACAATACAGAGTG CTGGAAGCCTGTGGCAGAATATATCGACCAACAATTTGAGCAGTATTTCCGAGATGAGAGTGGCCTGAACCGCAAGAACATCCAAGACAACAGGGTGCACTGCTGCCTGTACTTCATCTCGCCCTTCGGTCACGG GCTCCGGCCCTTGGATGTTGAATTCATGAAGGCCCTGCATCAGCGGGTCAACATCGTGCCTATCTTGGCTAAGGCAGACACACTGACACCTCCTGAAGTGGATCACAAGAAACGCAAA ATCCGGGAGGAGATTGAGCACTTTGGAATAAAGATCTACCAGTTCCCAGACTGTGACTCTGATGAGGATGAGGACTTCAAATTACAGGACCAAGCCCTAAAG GAAAGCATCCCATTTGCTGTAATTGGCAGCAACACTGTGGTAGAGGCCAGAGGGCGGCGAGTTCGGGGCCGGCTCTACCCCTGGGGCATTGTGGAAG TGGAAAATCCAGGGCACTGCGACTTTGTGAAGCTGAGGACGATGCTGGTGCGTACACACATGCAGGACCTGAAGGATGTGACACGGGAGACACATTATGAGAACTATCGGGCACAGTGCATCCAGAGCATGACCCGCATGGTGGTGAAGGAACGGAATCGCAA CAAACTGACTCGTGAGAGTGGTACCGACTTCCCCATTCCTGCTGTCCCACCAGGGACAGACCCAGAAACTGAGAAGCTGATCCGAGAGAAAGATGAGGAG TTGCGGCGGATGCAGGAGATGCTGCACAAAATCCAAAGGCAGATGAAGGAGACCCATTAA
- the SEPTIN4 gene encoding septin-4 isoform X6 — MIKRFLEDTDDAELTKFVKDFPGSESCRQPEAKTWASRPQIPEPKPQIPEPRPQAPDLYDDLEFRPPSWSQPCDSHQYYSAPAPLSPSARPRSPWGKLDPYDSSEDDKEYVGFATLPNQVHRKSVKKGFDFTLMVAGESGLGKSTLVNSLFLTDLYRDRKLLSAEERIMQTVEITKHAVDIEEKGVRLRLTIVDTPGFGDAVNNTECWKPVAEYIDQQFEQYFRDESGLNRKNIQDNRVHCCLYFISPFGHGLRPLDVEFMKALHQRVNIVPILAKADTLTPPEVDHKKRKIREEIEHFGIKIYQFPDCDSDEDEDFKLQDQALKESIPFAVIGSNTVVEARGRRVRGRLYPWGIVEVENPGHCDFVKLRTMLVRTHMQDLKDVTRETHYENYRAQCIQSMTRMVVKERNRNKLTRESGTDFPIPAVPPGTDPETEKLIREKDEELRRMQEMLHKIQRQMKETH; from the exons ATG ATTAAGCGCTTCCTGGAAGACACAGATGATGCAGAACTGACCAAGTTCGTGAAGGATTTCCCAGGGAGCGAGAGCTGCCGCCAACCGGAGGCCAAGACCTGGGCATCCAGGCCCCAAATCCCGGAGCCAAAGCCCCAGATCCCAGAGCCAAGGCCCCAGGCCCCGGACCTCTATGACGACCTGGAGTTCAGACCCCCCTCATGGTCCCAGCCCTGTGACAGTCACCAATACTACTCTGCCCCAGCCCCCCTCAGCCCCTCAGCTCGGCCCCGCAGCCCGTGGGGCAAGCTCGATCCCTATGACTCCTCTGAG GATGACAAGGAATATGTGGGCTTTGCGACCCTCCCCAACCAGGTCCACAGAAAGTCTGTGAAGAAAGGCTTTGACTTTACCCTCATGGTGGCAG GAGAGTCTGGCCTTGGTAAATCCACCCTCGTCAATAGCCTCTTCCTCACTGACCTGTATCGGGACCGGAAACTCCTCAGTGCTGAAG AGCGGATTATGCAAACCGTGGAGATCACCAAGCATGCAGTGGACATAGAAGAGAAGGGTGTGAGGCTGCGGCTCACTATTGTGGACACGCCAGGTTTTGGGGATGCAGTCAACAATACAGAGTG CTGGAAGCCTGTGGCAGAATATATCGACCAACAATTTGAGCAGTATTTCCGAGATGAGAGTGGCCTGAACCGCAAGAACATCCAAGACAACAGGGTGCACTGCTGCCTGTACTTCATCTCGCCCTTCGGTCACGG GCTCCGGCCCTTGGATGTTGAATTCATGAAGGCCCTGCATCAGCGGGTCAACATCGTGCCTATCTTGGCTAAGGCAGACACACTGACACCTCCTGAAGTGGATCACAAGAAACGCAAA ATCCGGGAGGAGATTGAGCACTTTGGAATAAAGATCTACCAGTTCCCAGACTGTGACTCTGATGAGGATGAGGACTTCAAATTACAGGACCAAGCCCTAAAG GAAAGCATCCCATTTGCTGTAATTGGCAGCAACACTGTGGTAGAGGCCAGAGGGCGGCGAGTTCGGGGCCGGCTCTACCCCTGGGGCATTGTGGAAG TGGAAAATCCAGGGCACTGCGACTTTGTGAAGCTGAGGACGATGCTGGTGCGTACACACATGCAGGACCTGAAGGATGTGACACGGGAGACACATTATGAGAACTATCGGGCACAGTGCATCCAGAGCATGACCCGCATGGTGGTGAAGGAACGGAATCGCAA CAAACTGACTCGTGAGAGTGGTACCGACTTCCCCATTCCTGCTGTCCCACCAGGGACAGACCCAGAAACTGAGAAGCTGATCCGAGAGAAAGATGAGGAG TTGCGGCGGATGCAGGAGATGCTGCACAAAATCCAAAGGCAGATGAAGGAGACCCATTAA
- the SEPTIN4 gene encoding septin-4 isoform X7, which yields MDDKEYVGFATLPNQVHRKSVKKGFDFTLMVAGESGLGKSTLVNSLFLTDLYRDRKLLSAEERIMQTVEITKHAVDIEEKGVRLRLTIVDTPGFGDAVNNTECWKPVAEYIDQQFEQYFRDESGLNRKNIQDNRVHCCLYFISPFGHGLRPLDVEFMKALHQRVNIVPILAKADTLTPPEVDHKKRKIREEIEHFGIKIYQFPDCDSDEDEDFKLQDQALKESIPFAVIGSNTVVEARGRRVRGRLYPWGIVEVENPGHCDFVKLRTMLVRTHMQDLKDVTRETHYENYRAQCIQSMTRMVVKERNRNKLTRESGTDFPIPAVPPGTDPETEKLIREKDEELRRMQEMLHKIQRQMKETH from the exons ATG GATGACAAGGAATATGTGGGCTTTGCGACCCTCCCCAACCAGGTCCACAGAAAGTCTGTGAAGAAAGGCTTTGACTTTACCCTCATGGTGGCAG GAGAGTCTGGCCTTGGTAAATCCACCCTCGTCAATAGCCTCTTCCTCACTGACCTGTATCGGGACCGGAAACTCCTCAGTGCTGAAG AGCGGATTATGCAAACCGTGGAGATCACCAAGCATGCAGTGGACATAGAAGAGAAGGGTGTGAGGCTGCGGCTCACTATTGTGGACACGCCAGGTTTTGGGGATGCAGTCAACAATACAGAGTG CTGGAAGCCTGTGGCAGAATATATCGACCAACAATTTGAGCAGTATTTCCGAGATGAGAGTGGCCTGAACCGCAAGAACATCCAAGACAACAGGGTGCACTGCTGCCTGTACTTCATCTCGCCCTTCGGTCACGG GCTCCGGCCCTTGGATGTTGAATTCATGAAGGCCCTGCATCAGCGGGTCAACATCGTGCCTATCTTGGCTAAGGCAGACACACTGACACCTCCTGAAGTGGATCACAAGAAACGCAAA ATCCGGGAGGAGATTGAGCACTTTGGAATAAAGATCTACCAGTTCCCAGACTGTGACTCTGATGAGGATGAGGACTTCAAATTACAGGACCAAGCCCTAAAG GAAAGCATCCCATTTGCTGTAATTGGCAGCAACACTGTGGTAGAGGCCAGAGGGCGGCGAGTTCGGGGCCGGCTCTACCCCTGGGGCATTGTGGAAG TGGAAAATCCAGGGCACTGCGACTTTGTGAAGCTGAGGACGATGCTGGTGCGTACACACATGCAGGACCTGAAGGATGTGACACGGGAGACACATTATGAGAACTATCGGGCACAGTGCATCCAGAGCATGACCCGCATGGTGGTGAAGGAACGGAATCGCAA CAAACTGACTCGTGAGAGTGGTACCGACTTCCCCATTCCTGCTGTCCCACCAGGGACAGACCCAGAAACTGAGAAGCTGATCCGAGAGAAAGATGAGGAG TTGCGGCGGATGCAGGAGATGCTGCACAAAATCCAAAGGCAGATGAAGGAGACCCATTAA
- the SEPTIN4 gene encoding septin-4 isoform X4 has protein sequence MRNFAWEIKLDLVLADRNPEAWGMDHSLGWQKNSVPEDRTETGIKRFLEDTDDAELTKFVKDFPGSESCRQPEAKTWASRPQIPEPKPQIPEPRPQAPDLYDDLEFRPPSWSQPCDSHQYYSAPAPLSPSARPRSPWGKLDPYDSSEDDKEYVGFATLPNQVHRKSVKKGFDFTLMVAGESGLGKSTLVNSLFLTDLYRDRKLLSAEERIMQTVEITKHAVDIEEKGVRLRLTIVDTPGFGDAVNNTECWKPVAEYIDQQFEQYFRDESGLNRKNIQDNRVHCCLYFISPFGHGLRPLDVEFMKALHQRVNIVPILAKADTLTPPEVDHKKRKIREEIEHFGIKIYQFPDCDSDEDEDFKLQDQALKESIPFAVIGSNTVVEARGRRVRGRLYPWGIVEVENPGHCDFVKLRTMLVRTHMQDLKDVTRETHYENYRAQCIQSMTRMVVKERNRNKLTRESGTDFPIPAVPPGTDPETEKLIREKDEELRRMQEMLHKIQRQMKETH, from the exons ATGAGGAACTTTGCCTGGGAGATAAAATTAGACCTAGTGCTTGCTGACAGGAATCCTGAAGCGTGGGGCATGGACCATTCGCTGGGATGGCAAAAGAATTCTGTCCCTGAGGACAGGACTGAAACTGGG ATTAAGCGCTTCCTGGAAGACACAGATGATGCAGAACTGACCAAGTTCGTGAAGGATTTCCCAGGGAGCGAGAGCTGCCGCCAACCGGAGGCCAAGACCTGGGCATCCAGGCCCCAAATCCCGGAGCCAAAGCCCCAGATCCCAGAGCCAAGGCCCCAGGCCCCGGACCTCTATGACGACCTGGAGTTCAGACCCCCCTCATGGTCCCAGCCCTGTGACAGTCACCAATACTACTCTGCCCCAGCCCCCCTCAGCCCCTCAGCTCGGCCCCGCAGCCCGTGGGGCAAGCTCGATCCCTATGACTCCTCTGAG GATGACAAGGAATATGTGGGCTTTGCGACCCTCCCCAACCAGGTCCACAGAAAGTCTGTGAAGAAAGGCTTTGACTTTACCCTCATGGTGGCAG GAGAGTCTGGCCTTGGTAAATCCACCCTCGTCAATAGCCTCTTCCTCACTGACCTGTATCGGGACCGGAAACTCCTCAGTGCTGAAG AGCGGATTATGCAAACCGTGGAGATCACCAAGCATGCAGTGGACATAGAAGAGAAGGGTGTGAGGCTGCGGCTCACTATTGTGGACACGCCAGGTTTTGGGGATGCAGTCAACAATACAGAGTG CTGGAAGCCTGTGGCAGAATATATCGACCAACAATTTGAGCAGTATTTCCGAGATGAGAGTGGCCTGAACCGCAAGAACATCCAAGACAACAGGGTGCACTGCTGCCTGTACTTCATCTCGCCCTTCGGTCACGG GCTCCGGCCCTTGGATGTTGAATTCATGAAGGCCCTGCATCAGCGGGTCAACATCGTGCCTATCTTGGCTAAGGCAGACACACTGACACCTCCTGAAGTGGATCACAAGAAACGCAAA ATCCGGGAGGAGATTGAGCACTTTGGAATAAAGATCTACCAGTTCCCAGACTGTGACTCTGATGAGGATGAGGACTTCAAATTACAGGACCAAGCCCTAAAG GAAAGCATCCCATTTGCTGTAATTGGCAGCAACACTGTGGTAGAGGCCAGAGGGCGGCGAGTTCGGGGCCGGCTCTACCCCTGGGGCATTGTGGAAG TGGAAAATCCAGGGCACTGCGACTTTGTGAAGCTGAGGACGATGCTGGTGCGTACACACATGCAGGACCTGAAGGATGTGACACGGGAGACACATTATGAGAACTATCGGGCACAGTGCATCCAGAGCATGACCCGCATGGTGGTGAAGGAACGGAATCGCAA CAAACTGACTCGTGAGAGTGGTACCGACTTCCCCATTCCTGCTGTCCCACCAGGGACAGACCCAGAAACTGAGAAGCTGATCCGAGAGAAAGATGAGGAG TTGCGGCGGATGCAGGAGATGCTGCACAAAATCCAAAGGCAGATGAAGGAGACCCATTAA
- the SEPTIN4 gene encoding septin-4 isoform X5 yields MRNFAWEIKLDLVLADRNPEAWGMDHSLGWQKNSVPEDRTETGDDKEYVGFATLPNQVHRKSVKKGFDFTLMVAGESGLGKSTLVNSLFLTDLYRDRKLLSAEERIMQTVEITKHAVDIEEKGVRLRLTIVDTPGFGDAVNNTECWKPVAEYIDQQFEQYFRDESGLNRKNIQDNRVHCCLYFISPFGHGLRPLDVEFMKALHQRVNIVPILAKADTLTPPEVDHKKRKIREEIEHFGIKIYQFPDCDSDEDEDFKLQDQALKESIPFAVIGSNTVVEARGRRVRGRLYPWGIVEVENPGHCDFVKLRTMLVRTHMQDLKDVTRETHYENYRAQCIQSMTRMVVKERNRNKLTRESGTDFPIPAVPPGTDPETEKLIREKDEELRRMQEMLHKIQRQMKETH; encoded by the exons ATGAGGAACTTTGCCTGGGAGATAAAATTAGACCTAGTGCTTGCTGACAGGAATCCTGAAGCGTGGGGCATGGACCATTCGCTGGGATGGCAAAAGAATTCTGTCCCTGAGGACAGGACTGAAACTGGG GATGACAAGGAATATGTGGGCTTTGCGACCCTCCCCAACCAGGTCCACAGAAAGTCTGTGAAGAAAGGCTTTGACTTTACCCTCATGGTGGCAG GAGAGTCTGGCCTTGGTAAATCCACCCTCGTCAATAGCCTCTTCCTCACTGACCTGTATCGGGACCGGAAACTCCTCAGTGCTGAAG AGCGGATTATGCAAACCGTGGAGATCACCAAGCATGCAGTGGACATAGAAGAGAAGGGTGTGAGGCTGCGGCTCACTATTGTGGACACGCCAGGTTTTGGGGATGCAGTCAACAATACAGAGTG CTGGAAGCCTGTGGCAGAATATATCGACCAACAATTTGAGCAGTATTTCCGAGATGAGAGTGGCCTGAACCGCAAGAACATCCAAGACAACAGGGTGCACTGCTGCCTGTACTTCATCTCGCCCTTCGGTCACGG GCTCCGGCCCTTGGATGTTGAATTCATGAAGGCCCTGCATCAGCGGGTCAACATCGTGCCTATCTTGGCTAAGGCAGACACACTGACACCTCCTGAAGTGGATCACAAGAAACGCAAA ATCCGGGAGGAGATTGAGCACTTTGGAATAAAGATCTACCAGTTCCCAGACTGTGACTCTGATGAGGATGAGGACTTCAAATTACAGGACCAAGCCCTAAAG GAAAGCATCCCATTTGCTGTAATTGGCAGCAACACTGTGGTAGAGGCCAGAGGGCGGCGAGTTCGGGGCCGGCTCTACCCCTGGGGCATTGTGGAAG TGGAAAATCCAGGGCACTGCGACTTTGTGAAGCTGAGGACGATGCTGGTGCGTACACACATGCAGGACCTGAAGGATGTGACACGGGAGACACATTATGAGAACTATCGGGCACAGTGCATCCAGAGCATGACCCGCATGGTGGTGAAGGAACGGAATCGCAA CAAACTGACTCGTGAGAGTGGTACCGACTTCCCCATTCCTGCTGTCCCACCAGGGACAGACCCAGAAACTGAGAAGCTGATCCGAGAGAAAGATGAGGAG TTGCGGCGGATGCAGGAGATGCTGCACAAAATCCAAAGGCAGATGAAGGAGACCCATTAA
- the SEPTIN4 gene encoding septin-4 isoform X3 has protein sequence MGSTQRGTVYHVVNTNKIGSKAAVSTQRGAEASSTSPQRGYGHVVALNQRGAAGSLSPLPHRRSEAAHPTAYHLASDYPRSLSPPSGLGLSRAPSPQGIETRPRSEINRHPYSQRRSQQTQTPASHAIYTQRNVSPPRDEVTRKSMSLAGRDSSHRTSVTADAKSSRRLSFLDQKDNLQSLPEEDPPSKVQNPQGVRVPRRISVYPKDEAVQTEPVRRTFTAAEVRSPKRPSSPEHGSSRVSADSRAAQRRNPGQESEMGPPSSNYPEFKAFHKNMNLDSSLKFSILRDSDGPHRVPVRPEPESVHKYSVYSEPKTTPKVLVSSEVESNTKSSIRGDNDVSRRVTISPGAHSAQSPHRVTARAVPEGSRKSSTYVTPEPMYKQKYPETVHTSPGSALRSPEPVHAELELTPRPLPPRSLPRYGPDSSWWALLNPEVEMFQSRPTTPDFELKSPPPPDPLSSLFEMDTSPFCEDLMFQREKASPPPPPPPPSPKEPPSWAPLREVLQAPKHTFKQPIQRFSAFFLDVSEEMYNRVIWWLKG, from the exons ATGGGATCTACCCAGAGAGGTACTGTCTATCATGTGgtcaatacaaataaaattgggTCCAAAGCAGCAGTATCAACACAAAGAGGAGCTGAGGCTAGTAGCACATCTCCTCAGCGGGGATACGGGCACGTTGTTGCCTTGAACCAGCGAGGTGCTGCAGGTTCCCTGAGCCCTCTTCCTCATCGAAGATCAGAAGCTGCACATCCCACCGCTTACCATTTGGCATCAGACTATCCTCGATCTCTCTCCCCCCCATCAGGGCTTGGCCTCTCCAGAGCACCTTCACCTCAGGGAATTGAGACCCGGCCAAGATCAGAAATTAACCGCCATCCCTATTCTCAACGAAGAAGCCAGCAAACTCAAACGCCAGCTTCCCATGCTATCTATACACAGCGGAATGTTAGTCCACCCAGAGATGAAGTTACACGAAAAAGTATGTCTCTTGCAGGGCGTGATAGCAGTCATCGCACCTCAGTAACTGCAGATGCCAAATCTTCTCGCCGGTTGAGTTTTCTAGATCAGAAAGATAACTTACAAAGCTTACCAGAGGAAGACCCACCCTCTAAGGTCCAGAACCCACAAGGGGTTAGAGTTCCTCGTAGAATTTCAGTTTACCCAAAGGATGAAGCTGTCCAAACTGAACCAGTCCGAAGGACTTTCACTGCTGCTGAAGTCAGATCTCCAAAGAGACCCTCTAGCCCAGAACATGGCAGCAGCCGAGTCTCTGCAGACTCTCGAGCAGCCCAGAGAAGGAACCCTGGCCAGGAGTCTGAAATGGGCCCTCCTAGCTCAAATTACCCAGAATTCAAAGCCTTTCATAAGAATATGAACTTGGATTCATCCCTCAAATTCTCCATCCTTAGGGATTCAGATGGTCCACACCGAGTTCCTGTGCGTCCAGAGCCTGAATCTGTCCACAAGTATTCTGTCTACAGTGAGCCCAAGACCACCCCAAAGGTGTTAGTGTCATCAGAGGTGGAGTCCAACACGAAGTCCTCAATCCGTGGAGACAATGATGTCAGCCGCAGGGTCACTATCTCCCCAGGGGCTCACTCAGCACAGTCACCTCACCGTGTGACAGCTCGAGCAGTGCCTGAGGGCTCCCGCAAATCTTCCACGTATGTGACTCCAGAGCCaatgtataaacaaaaatatCCAGAAACTGTCCACACATCCCCAGGATCTGCACTCAGGAGCCCAGAACCCGTCCATGCTGAACTGGAACTGACCCCTCGGCCCTTACCTCCTCGGTCTTTACCTAGGTATGGGCCTGACTCTTCATGGTGGGCCTTACTCAATCCTGAAGTTGAAATGTTCCAAAGCCGGCCAACAACACCTGATTTTGAGCTTAagtcccctcctcccccagaccCTTTATCATCTCTTTTTGAAATGGACACAAGCCCTTTCTGCGAGGATCTGATGTTCCAGAGAGAGAAGGCAAgtccaccaccaccgccaccgccaccaTCACCAAAGGAGCCTCCAAGCTGGGCGCCATTGAGGGAAGTGCTACAGGCCCCCAAGCATACCTTCAAACAACCCATTCAAAGGTTTAGTGCTTTCTTCCTGG ATGTCTCTGAGGAAATGTACAATCGTGTCATCTGGTGGCTAAAAG GATGA